The segment AAGACAGGAACTATCGTGGTATTAGGTATATAATCCGTCTTGATAGCTCCGAAATCTGCATCTCCTGCATTCATAATTATTTTTCTGGACTTCTCAGCATATTTACAGGCATCTTCCCATAAATCCTTAAATTCTTCTCCGTTTTTTACGAGTATTTCTTCATATTTCTTTCCAGATCCATCTTTACGCATTATTTTTTCACCTGGGATTAAGTTATATATGTATTTTGAGGAACAGTAGTTCTGTTTAATGAGCGAGATGAGTTTAAGTAAATACTCATTCATATTCGTATCAATATCCTTGAGACTTTCATTGTTTAAGTTTTCCCAAAGTTCTTTTCTCAATCTAACTCCCTTTGAGTAGAGAAAGGCGTTCATTAAATCAAAAGTGGATAATTTCATCCCCTTCGCATTGACTCTTGCAAATATGTTGCAAATATCAGGAGTACTTCTATCACCACTTAGCGGATAAAAAACAAAATTNNNNNNNNNNCACTTTATGTGTTGTTATTCCTTCTGGCAACTTATCTCTGTTCTTATCAAGGTATTCATTTAACCAACCATCAAATTCCGTTGAATCTATATATCTTTGATTAGAATTATTAGGATCTTTTGCAGACAGTATTGAGAGCGGAATTATACCTGTTTCAGTCCATTTTCCTTTATCTTTCCTTATTCGATTCCAAGATTGATAAGTAGCGAAATAATATTTATAAGTTACCGATTCTTCATAGTCTCCATTTAGGACTTTATTTAAATTCAGAAAAAACACATAATATGATTGCCTATTGGGAAATTTTTTCTCTGGATTATAAATTGCATAATATAATGAAGCCAATCTCTGTTGACCATCAAGTATTGCTTTTTTAGGAATGCCTTTTAATTCTGCTCCCCAAACTGGGTCCCATTCCTCGTTCTGAGCTTCTTCTGGATTTAACTCCCATAAAAGAATGAGTCCGGCATAGTAGTTTTGTAATATTGATTCAATTAAATCACAAACCATACTGGGTTGCCATTCAAATCCTCTTTGAAAATATGGAATCACATAAGAACCACCATGTACATTTTTTAGTAAATCTTCCACCTTATCAGTTCCGGGATTTTCAGCCATTTTGTATTACCTCCTTTTTCGTATCTGTAAACTTAATTTAGCCTAACAATTGCATAAACGCAACATTGTATCTATGCTACCTAAAACAGGCGCATAGACGCAATTGTGTAACAGTCAAGTTTTATTGCAACCCCCACCCAGCAAGTTTGCATACTATTATTATCTTGCATAAATTTCATCTCTTATGTCCAGATTTCGCAGTTACTTTTTTTTCTTTACGCTACCGTAATATTCTTCTAACAATTTTTTTATTTGTCTGATTGGTCTTCTTTATCCAATTCTTTGTTATCGTTTTTAACATTTTCTGATAAATCTGCTACCATATAATTTATATCATTTAATTTTTTATCTAACTCGGATAATAATCTTCTGTTTTTTACAACATAATTCCAAAGAATAATACCAATTATTAACAAAACAAGTAATAGAAAAAGAACCTGTGATATACTGTCTTTCATCTTTAACAATATAGTTGCCAGTGTGGTTTCCATCTTTCCTCCAATTTACTTAATGTTATTAGTCCACTAACTAAATAAAAACGCCTTTTAGAGCCTTATATTAAGTCAGCATTTATTGCTTTTGAACTTTTTTCCTTTTTGCCATTTACAGATTCAATTTTACAATAAACCACTTGCAGACGCAATACAATATGCTCCCGTACTTGTAGACCTTTTGAATTTCTTGCCATCCCTATAAATCGTTACAGTTACACTTCCAGATTGTCCTTGATTTTGAGCAGATATATAAACGAATTGGTCTCCCTCTCCCTCAAATGAATATGACCAAGGAATAGAAACATCGTTTGCTTGAGAAGTGCCTTCGTCTTTATTAGCATAAGTAACATCTACTTTATTGGCAGAACCAGTAACCTCATACTTAACATCAATAGAGAAATCAAAAATAGAACAGCCAATTAAAACTACTAATAAAATCACAAAGGCAAATAATAATTTTTTCACTCTTCCTCCAAATTAGTAAATGTTATTAATTCACCAGCATTAAGAAAATGTATTATAGAGTCATATTTTTAGTCAAGTTTTCTTAATTTGCCAACTTTTGTCATTATTTAAGCAAACTCCTTTTTAAAAACCAATCCACACCAAAAATCTGTTCCTTCTTAAGCTTATTAAATTGAAAAAAAAATACTATGAAATCTATCATTTCTTTAAATTGCTAAAGGAATTTATTTTCATCTTGATGTCAAGCACAGGACTTCCGTCAATAGCATCAAGACCTTCAACATAGAGAGTTGTCCCTTCAATTTTTATCAATCTGACATCCTGGATTGCTATTTTGGAAAGCCTATGCGGAGTGCGTGAAGCAAAAACACCAACCCTCTT is part of the Candidatus Cloacimonadota bacterium genome and harbors:
- a CDS encoding DUF262 domain-containing protein encodes the protein MAENPGTDKVEDLLKNVHGGSYVIPYFQRGFEWQPSMVCDLIESILQNYYAGLILLWELNPEEAQNEEWDPVWGAELKGIPKKAILDGQQRLASLYYAIYNPEKKFPNRQSYYVFFLNLNKVLNGDYEESVTYKYYFATYQSWNRIRKDKGKWTETGIIPLSILSAKDPNNSNQRYIDSTEFDGWLNEYLDKNRDKLPEGITTHKV
- a CDS encoding MmpS family transport accessory protein, giving the protein MKKLLFAFVILLVVLIGCSIFDFSIDVKYEVTGSANKVDVTYANKDEGTSQANDVSIPWSYSFEGEGDQFVYISAQNQGQSGSVTVTIYRDGKKFKRSTSTGAYCIASASGLL
- a CDS encoding TrmO family methyltransferase, translating into KRVGVFASRTPHRLSKIAIQDVRLIKIEGTTLYVEGLDAIDGSPVLDIKMKINSFSNLKK